A single genomic interval of Quadrisphaera sp. RL12-1S harbors:
- a CDS encoding alpha/beta hydrolase, with protein MTAPVPYRPLPLDLSDVRYEHGPASVRQPGVPVGRTEQLVWDSSRVYPGTTRRIWVHVPAAMPPDEPAGLVVFNDGWWTLDPDAEVRGAVVLDDLVHRSEVPPTVGVFVDPGVFPGAVQPKNRNAEYDAFDDRYATFLLTEVVPLVRERRALTDDPARWVVVGGSSGGVAAFTSAWLRPDRFGSALCFLSSFAQVPGGNPYPELVASSPRRPVRFFLQAAARDLGWDRPSMNWLAENLRTAAALAEAGYDLRLVVGDGGHNPNHEGVLLPDALRWALAGPPTRARDGD; from the coding sequence GTGACGGCGCCGGTCCCGTACCGCCCGCTGCCCCTCGACCTGAGCGACGTCCGCTACGAGCACGGTCCCGCCTCGGTCCGGCAGCCGGGTGTGCCGGTCGGGCGGACGGAGCAGCTGGTCTGGGACAGCAGCCGCGTCTACCCCGGCACGACGCGCCGCATCTGGGTGCACGTCCCCGCGGCCATGCCGCCCGACGAGCCCGCCGGGCTGGTGGTCTTCAACGACGGCTGGTGGACGCTCGACCCCGACGCGGAGGTCCGCGGCGCCGTGGTGCTGGACGACCTCGTCCACCGCAGCGAGGTCCCGCCGACGGTCGGTGTCTTCGTGGACCCCGGGGTGTTCCCGGGGGCGGTGCAGCCGAAGAACCGCAACGCCGAGTACGACGCGTTCGACGACCGGTACGCCACCTTCCTGCTCACCGAGGTGGTCCCGCTGGTGCGGGAGCGCCGCGCGCTCACCGACGACCCGGCCCGCTGGGTGGTGGTCGGAGGGAGCAGCGGCGGGGTCGCCGCGTTCACCTCGGCGTGGCTGCGACCCGACCGGTTCGGGTCAGCGCTGTGCTTCCTGTCCAGCTTCGCGCAGGTGCCGGGCGGCAACCCCTACCCGGAGCTGGTCGCCAGCAGCCCGCGCAGGCCGGTGCGCTTCTTCCTCCAGGCGGCGGCCCGGGACCTCGGGTGGGACCGCCCGTCGATGAACTGGCTGGCGGAGAACCTCCGGACCGCGGCCGCGCTCGCCGAGGCCGGGTACGACCTGCGGCTGGTGGTCGGGGACGGTGGCCACAACCCCAACCACGAGGGCGTGCTCCTGCCCGACGCCCTCCGCTGGGCGCTGGCGGGGCCGCCGACCCGCGCTCGCGACGGGGACTGA
- a CDS encoding NUDIX domain-containing protein produces MDLPPWLASAARPVTAAGALVRGPDGAVLLVEPTYKPTWEVPGGVVEAGEPPRAACQREISEELGLGPGEHGVSVGRLLCFDWTDRSHGAPALRLLYDGGVLDDLGAVRLPPAELASARLASPEEVERLCGERLARRIRAAVAALASGDLAEIDDGDDDGDWPAA; encoded by the coding sequence GTGGACCTCCCGCCCTGGCTCGCCTCCGCAGCCCGACCGGTGACCGCCGCAGGAGCGCTCGTGCGCGGACCGGACGGTGCGGTGCTCCTCGTGGAGCCGACCTACAAGCCGACGTGGGAGGTCCCGGGCGGTGTCGTGGAGGCCGGCGAGCCACCGCGGGCGGCGTGCCAGCGCGAGATCTCCGAGGAGCTGGGGCTGGGCCCCGGGGAGCACGGCGTGAGCGTGGGCCGGCTGCTGTGCTTCGACTGGACCGACCGCTCCCACGGGGCGCCTGCGCTGCGGCTGCTGTACGACGGCGGCGTCCTCGACGACCTCGGGGCGGTGCGGCTCCCTCCCGCGGAGCTGGCGTCTGCCCGACTCGCCTCACCGGAGGAGGTGGAACGGCTGTGCGGGGAGAGGCTGGCGCGCCGGATCCGCGCGGCTGTCGCCGCACTCGCCTCGGGTGACCTCGCCGAGATCGACGACGGCGACGACGACGGCGACTGGCCCGCAGCGTGA
- a CDS encoding GNAT family N-acetyltransferase, with protein sequence MAAVTSTDSARSYAAGLLRGDLVHLRPLAEEDLPLLDAWWHDVASAPLQRGVVVPRSTGSAVEQFRSWSINDAKTADVGLSVVERATGQLAGHVTLWGATWWDRSAEAAVILGPDHQGRGLGPDALAVLLRYAFDELGLHRVSIKAWAFNDRALAAYRRAGFTEEGRLREVGFHAGAWHDHVLLAVLEHEWRARGCP encoded by the coding sequence GTGGCCGCCGTGACCAGCACCGACAGCGCCCGGTCCTACGCCGCGGGTCTCCTGCGAGGAGACCTGGTGCACCTGAGGCCGCTCGCCGAGGAGGACCTGCCGCTCCTGGACGCGTGGTGGCACGACGTGGCGAGCGCCCCGCTGCAGCGCGGCGTCGTCGTCCCCCGCTCCACCGGCTCCGCCGTCGAGCAGTTCCGCTCCTGGAGCATCAACGACGCCAAGACCGCCGACGTCGGACTCAGCGTGGTCGAGCGGGCCACGGGCCAGCTGGCGGGTCACGTCACGCTGTGGGGGGCCACCTGGTGGGACCGCAGCGCCGAGGCGGCGGTCATCCTCGGTCCGGACCACCAGGGACGGGGCCTCGGGCCGGACGCGCTGGCGGTGCTGCTGCGCTACGCCTTCGACGAGCTGGGGCTGCACCGCGTCTCGATCAAGGCGTGGGCGTTCAACGACCGGGCGCTGGCCGCCTACCGCCGCGCGGGGTTCACCGAGGAGGGGCGCCTGCGCGAGGTCGGCTTCCACGCCGGCGCCTGGCACGACCACGTGCTGCTGGCGGTGCTGGAGCACGAGTGGCGTGCTCGCGGCTGCCCATGA
- a CDS encoding STAS domain-containing protein: MTLRIDHDVRDGVDVLTVHGDVDLYSAPALRQRLLDVIGEDRHDVVVDLAHVPFIDSLGLGVLVGGLRRARSGGGDLRLAGPNELTTRVLRATGLTTAFHIHPDVDTALEHRSAS; encoded by the coding sequence ATGACCCTGCGCATCGACCACGACGTCCGCGACGGCGTGGACGTGCTCACCGTCCACGGCGACGTCGACCTGTACTCGGCCCCCGCCCTGCGCCAGCGCCTGCTCGACGTCATCGGTGAGGACCGCCACGACGTGGTCGTGGACCTCGCGCACGTCCCCTTCATCGACTCCCTCGGGCTGGGCGTGCTCGTGGGAGGGCTCCGACGTGCCCGCTCGGGCGGCGGTGACCTCCGGCTCGCCGGCCCGAACGAGCTCACCACCCGGGTGCTGCGGGCCACGGGCCTGACGACGGCGTTCCACATCCACCCCGACGTCGACACCGCGCTCGAGCACCGCTCGGCCAGCTGA
- a CDS encoding SHOCT domain-containing protein: protein MHALLTSFGNDPSTVVDGVAGPGFPDPAGGGTGAVFALVALVAIGGAVFAVVSAVRNYSTMKRGGLDPMTAQSQLAVDLHRVANDRAASAPAPSATLEERLAELDDLAARGVISGVERAEARAKLLSAPPS, encoded by the coding sequence GTGCACGCACTGCTGACGAGCTTCGGGAACGACCCCTCCACCGTCGTCGACGGCGTGGCGGGCCCGGGCTTCCCCGATCCGGCAGGCGGCGGGACGGGCGCGGTCTTCGCACTGGTCGCGCTCGTCGCCATCGGTGGTGCGGTCTTCGCGGTCGTCAGCGCGGTGCGGAACTACAGCACCATGAAGCGCGGCGGGCTCGACCCGATGACCGCGCAGTCGCAGCTCGCCGTGGACCTGCACCGCGTGGCCAACGACCGCGCGGCGTCAGCGCCGGCCCCGTCAGCGACGCTCGAGGAGCGGCTGGCGGAGCTCGACGACCTCGCCGCCCGCGGTGTCATCAGCGGCGTCGAGCGCGCCGAGGCCCGCGCGAAGCTGCTGTCCGCTCCGCCGAGCTGA